A genomic stretch from Telmatocola sphagniphila includes:
- a CDS encoding response regulator, with amino-acid sequence MKRILLVDDEAKLRSAIRRMLEPLGLEIEEAADGYEALRSYRSCHAELVICDVFMPDKDGLELISVLKKEFDEVKILAISGGGFDGTMDLLPTALHFGATEILQKPFKQEDLLEKVKALLEQ; translated from the coding sequence GTGAAGCGAATACTTTTGGTCGATGATGAGGCTAAACTTAGATCTGCCATTCGAAGAATGTTGGAGCCCCTGGGGCTGGAAATCGAGGAAGCGGCTGATGGTTACGAAGCCCTTCGATCCTATAGATCATGTCACGCGGAGTTGGTGATATGCGACGTGTTTATGCCGGACAAAGACGGTCTCGAGCTTATCAGCGTTTTGAAAAAAGAGTTCGACGAAGTCAAAATTCTTGCGATTAGCGGAGGCGGATTTGATGGCACGATGGATTTACTTCCCACGGCTCTTCATTTTGGCGCCACTGAAATTCTTCAGAAACCTTTCAAACAAGAGGATCTACTCGAGAAAGTCAAAGCATTACTGGAACAATAG
- a CDS encoding ISAs1 family transposase, with product MGCPKEIARAIRRRKADYLLALKENQPSLPAEISSHFQKHLESGFTEVATTLCESTEKNQGREEYRGCRVFSDLKFLSSRKDWQGLKSVGVVVTDRRDKGRSTSEIRYYISRRKATAEVFAQAVRNHWGVENGLHWHLDVTFGDDDSRVREGDGPQNFTRLKRLALSILVNASGKESLNKKRLAACASDQRRELMLQEFLNIPEI from the coding sequence ATGGGCTGCCCGAAGGAAATCGCGCGGGCTATCCGTCGGCGGAAAGCGGATTACCTTTTGGCGCTGAAAGAAAATCAGCCGAGCTTGCCTGCGGAAATATCGTCCCATTTTCAGAAGCATCTGGAGTCGGGTTTTACGGAGGTGGCGACGACGTTGTGCGAATCGACCGAGAAGAATCAAGGTCGGGAAGAGTACCGGGGTTGCCGGGTATTTTCGGATCTGAAATTCCTGTCGTCCCGGAAGGATTGGCAGGGACTCAAGAGCGTGGGGGTTGTGGTAACCGATCGCCGCGATAAAGGTCGGAGCACGAGTGAAATTCGATATTACATCAGCCGCCGGAAAGCGACCGCGGAAGTCTTCGCCCAGGCCGTTCGCAATCACTGGGGTGTAGAAAACGGTTTGCATTGGCATTTGGATGTGACGTTTGGCGATGACGACAGCCGAGTTCGAGAGGGCGATGGACCTCAGAATTTCACGCGTCTGAAACGATTGGCTCTAAGTATATTAGTTAATGCCAGCGGCAAAGAATCCCTAAACAAGAAACGCTTGGCCGCCTGTGCCAGTGATCAACGGCGGGAACTCATGCTTCAAGAATTCCTCAATATCCCCGAAATTTAA
- a CDS encoding PAS domain-containing sensor histidine kinase: MSLTTLEIDSRQSLEEAMRNFAKSIVETVPNPLVILNEQFEVVEANSKFVDMLELDHQSVKGLSIFTLAGHTWDCPKLRGLLENVVPKGEMFSNFELDWISPSSPNIRVLSLSGRKVLDNSGNPMILISIQDNTLRRQMQNDLIRLNSELESKVAERTAQLETSNLELLQSNRELASANSELEAFCYSVSHDLRSPLRAIDGFSQELIIRYAERLDPDGRHFLNRVRANTQRMGQLIDDLLKLSKVTRLELRKEIVDLTSLANSICKELVEQAPKRSIEFEVQPGLQAYCDAHLMRIALQNLLDNAFKFSSKKAVSKVALDQIKKNGTATFVVRDNGSGFDMTYASKLFGAFQRLHSDQEFTGTGIGLATVKRIIHRHGGTIWAESVVGEGASFYFTLS, from the coding sequence ATGTCTCTGACCACATTGGAAATCGATTCCCGCCAAAGCCTTGAGGAGGCCATGCGTAACTTTGCGAAAAGTATTGTGGAGACGGTTCCGAATCCCCTAGTAATATTGAATGAACAGTTTGAAGTCGTAGAAGCGAACTCAAAATTCGTTGACATGCTTGAATTAGATCATCAAAGCGTCAAAGGTTTAAGCATCTTTACTTTGGCGGGTCACACCTGGGATTGTCCCAAGTTGAGAGGTCTTCTCGAGAATGTCGTTCCGAAAGGGGAGATGTTTTCAAACTTTGAGTTGGATTGGATTTCCCCCTCTTCCCCTAACATTCGGGTATTGAGTCTCAGCGGCCGAAAAGTTCTTGATAACTCTGGAAATCCGATGATTTTGATTTCGATCCAAGACAATACTCTTCGAAGGCAAATGCAGAATGATTTGATACGGCTTAATTCGGAACTCGAAAGTAAGGTTGCGGAAAGAACGGCTCAGCTTGAGACATCTAACTTGGAACTATTACAATCTAATCGGGAACTGGCCTCCGCCAACAGCGAGTTAGAAGCGTTTTGCTATTCGGTGAGTCACGATCTCAGAAGTCCCCTCCGAGCGATAGACGGTTTTAGCCAAGAATTAATCATCAGATATGCTGAGCGGCTTGATCCAGATGGTCGACATTTCCTCAATCGCGTGCGCGCAAACACCCAAAGAATGGGACAGTTGATAGACGATTTATTGAAGTTGTCCAAAGTGACACGCCTGGAGCTACGAAAAGAGATCGTTGATCTGACCTCGCTCGCAAATAGTATCTGTAAGGAACTAGTTGAGCAGGCACCAAAGCGATCAATCGAATTTGAAGTCCAACCTGGGCTTCAAGCCTACTGCGATGCGCATTTAATGCGTATCGCCTTGCAGAACCTTTTAGATAATGCCTTTAAATTCTCATCCAAAAAAGCGGTATCCAAGGTCGCTCTCGACCAAATTAAAAAAAATGGCACCGCTACCTTTGTTGTCCGCGATAACGGCTCTGGATTTGACATGACCTATGCGTCCAAGTTGTTCGGAGCTTTTCAGAGATTGCACTCGGACCAGGAATTTACAGGAACCGGGATTGGCTTGGCCACAGTCAAGAGAATCATCCACCGACATGGCGGAACAATTTGGGCCGAATCGGTCGTTGGGGAGGGTGCGTCATTTTACTTTACCCTATCGTAA
- a CDS encoding transposase, with the protein MDWEPFITMLKNNWDGILAYFEERKSSGPVEGLNTKIRVVLRRSYGIQSLTTLWTRVRSGRELGLEKNRADHCRDSRLRQPNLEHFHSTLQLKTDEPFKLSHKFPINKLVLIKSLILMHKK; encoded by the coding sequence ATGGATTGGGAGCCGTTCATCACGATGCTCAAGAATAATTGGGACGGGATTTTAGCCTACTTCGAGGAACGCAAAAGCAGCGGCCCAGTGGAGGGTCTCAATACCAAGATTCGGGTAGTGCTACGCCGAAGTTATGGAATTCAGAGTCTAACTACGCTCTGGACGAGAGTACGTTCTGGACGTGAATTGGGCCTCGAAAAAAATAGGGCCGACCATTGCAGAGATTCGCGGCTTCGTCAACCAAATCTAGAGCATTTTCACTCAACTTTACAACTAAAAACGGATGAGCCATTCAAATTATCTCACAAGTTTCCAATAAATAAATTGGTTTTAATAAAAAGTTTGATTTTGATGCATAAGAAGTAA
- the tnpB gene encoding IS66 family insertion sequence element accessory protein TnpB (TnpB, as the term is used for proteins encoded by IS66 family insertion elements, is considered an accessory protein, since TnpC, encoded by a neighboring gene, is a DDE family transposase.), which translates to MLNYTSAKILLCVAPTDMRKSFDGLAALAREHLKSDPLSGTWFVFRNRRGDKLKLLCRTEMATRFGKTRLGESTLSKNDLRSDPN; encoded by the coding sequence ATGCTAAACTACACTTCGGCGAAGATTCTTCTGTGCGTGGCCCCGACCGACATGCGGAAGAGCTTCGACGGTCTGGCGGCATTGGCCCGCGAACATCTCAAAAGCGACCCGCTGTCGGGAACCTGGTTCGTCTTCCGCAACCGCCGCGGCGACAAATTGAAGCTGCTCTGTCGGACCGAGATGGCTACGCGGTTTGGCAAAACACGACTTGGTGAATCCACCCTCTCCAAGAACGACCTTCGAAGTGATCCAAACTGA
- a CDS encoding ATP-binding protein has translation MQASARNIIDTVPHPLLVLDANLRLILANPAYCLTFGCTSPAVEGYSLFEIDGGRWNRPSLRTLLGDVINRNSFFIDYELECDCPRVGRREFVLKAHRVFRDEGGRHMVLLAIEDDTELHRIKDELRQSKIELEDQGKAMDRQLRDLARSVESTRHQTLLQSELKIAALEQKARDLANFVEGLRNQTRLQADAKIALLMQKAQDLAVSVEALREITLQHSDSQIAALDQSEKVTSRLNEELERSALERNRQLEAANRELEAFCYSVSHDLRTPLRALDGFSRELIESHSDRLDEQGLHYLRRIRAGTQRMGRLIDDLLKLSRVTRVEMTRERVDLSALAETVFAELQELEPGRVVSFTVGPGLFAECDFALMRVVFENLLGNAWKFTSKNPTAAITFDQTEVEGQRAFVIRDDGAGFDSAYMGKLFGAFQRLHSDRDFPGTGIGLATVQRVVHRHGGRVWAEGAVGRGAALYFTMPGSEYRI, from the coding sequence ATGCAGGCCTCGGCGCGAAATATTATCGATACGGTACCTCACCCTCTCCTCGTCCTCGACGCGAATTTGCGATTGATACTCGCCAACCCCGCGTATTGTCTCACCTTCGGTTGCACTTCGCCCGCTGTCGAAGGTTACAGTCTCTTCGAGATTGATGGCGGTCGGTGGAATCGGCCCAGCTTACGCACCTTGCTTGGGGATGTAATCAACCGAAACAGTTTCTTCATCGACTACGAACTCGAGTGCGATTGCCCCCGCGTCGGTCGGCGCGAGTTTGTTCTAAAGGCCCATCGAGTGTTTCGCGACGAGGGCGGTCGTCATATGGTCCTGTTGGCCATCGAAGACGACACCGAACTGCACCGGATCAAAGACGAACTCCGCCAATCGAAGATCGAGTTGGAAGACCAAGGCAAGGCCATGGATCGCCAGCTACGAGATTTGGCTCGGTCCGTTGAATCCACGCGCCATCAAACCCTGTTGCAATCGGAGCTCAAAATCGCGGCTCTGGAACAAAAAGCGCGCGATCTGGCAAACTTCGTCGAAGGATTGCGAAATCAAACGAGACTGCAGGCGGACGCTAAAATTGCACTCCTGATGCAGAAAGCACAAGATTTAGCCGTATCAGTGGAGGCGTTGCGCGAAATTACTCTCCAACATTCAGATTCCCAGATCGCGGCGCTCGATCAATCGGAGAAAGTGACCAGCAGACTCAATGAAGAACTGGAGCGGAGCGCCCTGGAACGGAATCGGCAATTGGAAGCCGCGAACCGGGAGTTGGAAGCATTTTGCTACTCAGTGAGTCACGACCTGCGGACCCCGTTGCGGGCCCTGGATGGGTTCAGTCGAGAACTGATCGAGTCGCATTCCGACCGTCTAGACGAGCAAGGGCTTCACTATCTTCGCCGGATCCGAGCTGGAACCCAGCGGATGGGACGCCTCATCGATGACCTTCTGAAGTTATCCCGAGTCACGCGAGTTGAGATGACGCGGGAGCGGGTAGATCTCTCGGCACTTGCCGAGACCGTTTTCGCCGAGTTGCAAGAGCTCGAGCCTGGGCGAGTGGTTTCCTTCACCGTCGGACCCGGACTGTTCGCCGAATGCGATTTCGCACTCATGCGTGTGGTATTTGAAAATTTACTCGGGAACGCCTGGAAGTTCACTTCCAAGAATCCGACGGCGGCGATCACTTTCGACCAAACCGAAGTCGAGGGTCAACGAGCGTTTGTTATCCGTGATGATGGAGCCGGGTTCGACTCCGCGTACATGGGGAAACTGTTCGGCGCGTTCCAACGGTTACATTCCGACCGCGATTTTCCTGGAACGGGGATAGGCCTGGCGACGGTTCAGCGCGTAGTCCATCGGCACGGTGGAAGAGTTTGGGCCGAGGGGGCGGTCGGCCGCGGAGCCGCCCTCTACTTCACCATGCCCGGCTCGGAGTATCGCATATGA
- a CDS encoding sensor domain-containing diguanylate cyclase: MTAPTPPREVERLSALRSLGILDTPPEPEYDDLTRLTAAVCGVPIAIVSFIDSCRQWFKSRIGLDATETHRDSAFCAYAILQPDLFVVPDAISDARFQNNPLVTDEPRIRFYAGMPLATPEGHNLGTLCVIDRVPRTLTNTQSDALRVLARHVVTQLMLRRQLEWSKVIEAELRASEAKFRNTVDRLAEGVFVVDPLARKIIDANLAVLAILGYTKSEFVGRSPEDIMAQEIPEVTTRNFSRIDSELATTGRRNLGRKCLRGKDGSLISVDVRITLIPNDGVGLQAFVIRDLTEQCAYEDRLFLYQTELENANAKLKQLANTDGLTGVRNRSAFNAKLLEEYDRANRYNHPLSVILMDVDHFKIFNDTFGHPAGDEVLKAVGRTLQETARSTDFVARYGGEEFAVLLPDTELSGAMVLAERFRRAIASVSWDKRAVTVSVGVSTSTKQTPEASKLVQEADEALYRSKKNGRNRVNHSNLSSLSIRNTIA, from the coding sequence ATGACAGCACCAACTCCTCCCCGTGAGGTCGAGCGTTTATCCGCCCTGCGCTCGTTGGGAATACTCGATACGCCGCCCGAACCAGAATATGATGATCTCACGAGGCTGACGGCCGCGGTGTGTGGGGTTCCCATCGCCATCGTCAGTTTCATCGATTCGTGTCGACAGTGGTTCAAGTCTCGCATTGGTCTGGATGCCACCGAGACGCACCGAGACTCTGCTTTTTGCGCCTATGCCATCCTTCAACCTGACTTATTCGTTGTCCCCGACGCCATTTCGGATGCGCGGTTCCAGAATAATCCTCTAGTGACTGATGAGCCCCGTATTAGGTTCTACGCCGGGATGCCGCTGGCTACTCCGGAAGGCCATAACCTCGGAACGCTTTGCGTCATCGACCGGGTACCGCGGACCCTAACCAATACTCAATCGGACGCTTTACGGGTTCTGGCCAGGCATGTCGTCACGCAATTAATGTTGAGGAGGCAACTCGAATGGTCGAAGGTCATTGAGGCCGAACTGCGGGCAAGCGAAGCGAAATTTCGCAACACGGTGGATCGACTGGCCGAGGGAGTCTTCGTCGTTGACCCACTTGCAAGAAAGATCATTGACGCAAATTTGGCTGTTCTGGCAATACTCGGCTATACCAAATCTGAATTTGTGGGGCGTTCTCCGGAAGACATCATGGCTCAGGAAATCCCGGAAGTTACCACTAGGAATTTTTCCCGAATTGACAGCGAATTGGCGACCACGGGCCGCCGCAACCTGGGGCGGAAGTGCCTTCGGGGTAAGGATGGGTCGCTAATCTCTGTGGATGTTCGGATTACCCTTATCCCCAATGACGGCGTGGGATTGCAGGCATTCGTCATTCGGGATTTGACGGAGCAGTGCGCTTACGAAGATCGACTATTCCTTTACCAAACAGAACTCGAAAATGCAAATGCCAAGCTTAAGCAGCTGGCAAACACCGACGGGCTCACCGGGGTGCGAAATCGTTCCGCATTCAATGCCAAACTGCTCGAGGAGTACGATCGGGCCAATCGTTACAATCATCCGTTATCAGTTATTCTAATGGACGTGGACCACTTCAAAATTTTCAATGACACCTTTGGCCACCCAGCCGGGGATGAAGTTCTGAAGGCCGTAGGTCGGACTTTGCAGGAAACCGCTCGGAGTACAGATTTCGTGGCTCGTTACGGCGGTGAAGAATTCGCCGTTCTACTGCCCGACACCGAATTATCCGGTGCCATGGTTCTGGCCGAGCGTTTTCGCCGAGCCATTGCAAGCGTTTCGTGGGACAAGCGAGCTGTTACGGTAAGCGTAGGTGTCAGTACATCCACCAAGCAGACACCCGAAGCCTCGAAGTTAGTCCAAGAGGCTGATGAAGCCCTTTATCGCTCCAAAAAAAATGGACGCAATCGAGTGAATCACAGCAACTTATCGAGCCTTTCCATCAGGAACACGATAGCTTGA
- a CDS encoding PAS domain S-box protein → MIRILFIEDSPDDVELMLLALRRADLVVYAERVDTIEDFRLVVTAKPWDAILSDYNLVSFDAKALLKISKSIAPDMPFIVVSGTVGEESAVEMLQAGAQDFILKTSMIRLASSIQRALREAENRSARRQAEEQALQLAAVVSSSVDAILTVDSNGHILSWNNSAEKMFGYSSAEMIGNSSYLLAPPELIPEIRLRSESIFRGDEIPPFESVRIRKNGVSFPVSVTSFAVRIHDRIVAECRFFRDITERIQSQEALRLRDRAIQAATQGLLISDVTLPDNPVVFASPAFSKITGYSVDEVLGRNCRFLQGNETDPAAVARVRNAVLSSIDCKEELINYRKDGSSFWIELSISPIRDAQGKTTHFVGVQSDITARKKLEQQLNQSQKMEAIGQLAGGVAHDFNNLLTIIIGYSDMLLSKMPENDPSRELLKEIHAAGERSAGLTSQLLAFSRQQVLSPKVLIINEVVINLEKMLKRLIGEDVELSKNLQVGLWAIRIDKGQFEQVLMNLVVNARDAMPSGGSLVIRTQNVELNQEQLVDYAEASEGEFVKLSVSDSGTGMSDEIKRKIFEPFFTTKAPGKGTGLGLATVYGIVKQSGSFLNVISEIGKGTTFEIFFPRVDENISSISSKSPSKLVPGKETILIVEDEDSVRALTKRILMNYGYSVVEAANSPQVDQILARKQFSIDLLITDIVMPGMGGRAIFERVIKVFPNLPVIYVSGYNDDAVIRHGVQREEVDFLQKPFTPSTLGSKVREVLDRKRVSGW, encoded by the coding sequence GTGATACGGATTCTGTTCATTGAAGATTCTCCGGACGATGTCGAACTTATGCTATTAGCTCTCCGCAGAGCAGATTTAGTAGTTTATGCCGAGCGCGTCGATACGATAGAAGATTTCAGATTGGTGGTAACCGCAAAGCCATGGGATGCGATTCTTTCAGATTATAACTTGGTTTCATTCGACGCGAAAGCGCTCCTGAAAATATCGAAATCGATCGCGCCCGATATGCCTTTTATTGTTGTTTCCGGAACAGTGGGTGAAGAGTCCGCTGTAGAAATGTTGCAAGCGGGAGCTCAAGATTTTATACTTAAAACCTCCATGATTAGACTGGCATCATCTATTCAGAGAGCTCTGCGAGAGGCCGAAAATCGAAGTGCGCGTAGGCAGGCAGAAGAACAAGCCCTCCAGTTGGCCGCCGTAGTGAGTTCCTCCGTGGACGCCATCCTGACGGTAGACTCCAATGGCCATATTCTTTCCTGGAATAATTCGGCAGAAAAGATGTTTGGTTATTCCTCTGCGGAAATGATAGGGAACTCTAGCTATCTGCTTGCGCCCCCAGAACTAATCCCTGAAATTCGACTCAGAAGCGAAAGCATCTTCAGGGGAGACGAAATCCCGCCCTTTGAATCTGTAAGAATCCGAAAAAATGGAGTGAGCTTCCCCGTTTCAGTTACTTCTTTTGCCGTACGGATACACGACCGGATCGTTGCGGAATGCAGATTCTTTCGAGATATCACTGAACGCATTCAATCGCAAGAGGCGCTTCGACTCCGGGATAGGGCCATCCAGGCAGCCACTCAGGGATTGCTGATTTCGGATGTGACTCTTCCCGATAATCCCGTGGTCTTTGCCAGTCCGGCGTTTTCGAAAATTACAGGTTATTCCGTTGACGAAGTCCTGGGCAGAAATTGTCGATTTTTGCAAGGGAATGAGACGGATCCAGCGGCGGTTGCTCGCGTACGGAATGCCGTTCTCTCCAGTATTGACTGCAAAGAGGAACTGATTAATTACCGTAAGGATGGGTCTTCTTTTTGGATCGAGTTATCGATATCCCCGATTAGAGATGCTCAAGGAAAAACCACGCACTTCGTGGGAGTACAATCCGATATTACTGCAAGAAAAAAACTGGAGCAACAATTAAACCAATCGCAGAAAATGGAAGCAATCGGTCAACTCGCGGGTGGAGTGGCTCACGATTTCAACAACCTTCTCACGATAATCATTGGTTACAGTGACATGCTTCTGAGCAAAATGCCCGAAAATGATCCATCGCGAGAACTTTTGAAAGAAATTCATGCGGCCGGGGAACGATCTGCGGGTCTCACCAGCCAACTCCTGGCATTTAGTCGCCAACAAGTTCTCTCTCCGAAAGTTCTGATCATCAATGAGGTCGTAATTAATCTAGAAAAAATGCTCAAGAGATTGATTGGTGAAGATGTTGAGCTCTCGAAGAATTTACAAGTGGGACTTTGGGCAATTCGAATCGATAAAGGACAATTTGAGCAAGTACTCATGAATCTGGTGGTCAATGCCCGCGATGCAATGCCCTCAGGCGGCTCACTTGTCATTCGGACTCAGAATGTTGAATTAAATCAAGAGCAATTAGTAGACTATGCTGAAGCAAGCGAAGGTGAGTTTGTTAAACTGAGTGTCTCGGATAGTGGCACTGGAATGTCCGACGAGATCAAAAGAAAGATCTTTGAGCCTTTTTTTACGACAAAAGCACCTGGCAAAGGCACTGGTTTGGGACTGGCAACGGTTTACGGCATTGTGAAACAAAGCGGAAGTTTTTTGAATGTAATAAGTGAAATCGGGAAAGGAACTACCTTTGAAATATTCTTTCCCCGTGTAGATGAGAATATATCAAGTATATCCAGTAAAAGTCCTTCGAAATTAGTGCCAGGCAAGGAAACAATTCTCATTGTCGAAGATGAAGATTCCGTGCGAGCGTTGACAAAGCGGATTCTTATGAACTATGGCTACTCGGTAGTAGAAGCCGCGAATAGTCCCCAGGTGGATCAAATACTTGCAAGAAAACAATTTTCTATCGATTTACTGATCACCGATATTGTGATGCCTGGAATGGGCGGACGTGCTATATTTGAAAGGGTAATAAAAGTCTTTCCGAATCTTCCTGTGATCTATGTGTCCGGCTACAATGATGATGCGGTGATTCGACACGGTGTTCAAAGAGAGGAAGTGGATTTTCTTCAAAAACCATTCACGCCCAGTACTTTAGGCTCAAAGGTGAGGGAAGTTCTAGATCGAAAAAGAGTATCCGGCTGGTGA
- the tnpA gene encoding IS66 family insertion sequence element accessory protein TnpA, which yields MSKRRVRDPQREAFWKKTILDQRSSNESIRAYCQRLRISEAAYYYWQRELKRRETEALPAFVAITVVPTASDSTKPSPTMIEVRCPSGHVVVINGVEDSTFRALFSALSAQEASC from the coding sequence ATGTCGAAGCGTCGTGTTCGAGATCCCCAGCGGGAAGCATTTTGGAAGAAGACGATTTTGGATCAGCGATCCAGCAATGAATCCATTCGAGCCTACTGTCAACGGCTTCGAATCAGCGAGGCGGCCTATTATTACTGGCAACGAGAACTCAAACGCCGAGAGACCGAAGCTCTCCCCGCGTTCGTTGCGATCACGGTAGTTCCCACCGCTTCCGATTCAACAAAGCCGTCCCCGACGATGATCGAAGTTCGCTGTCCGTCGGGCCACGTTGTGGTGATAAACGGCGTCGAAGATTCGACCTTCCGAGCCCTCTTCAGTGCGTTGTCCGCTCAGGAGGCGTCATGCTAA
- the tnpA gene encoding IS66 family insertion sequence element accessory protein TnpA: MFEIPSGKHFGRRRILDQRSSNESIRAFCQRHRISEAAYYYWQRELKRRGAEASPAFVPITEVPTASDSTKPSPTMIEVRCPSGHVVTVRRFNRDH; the protein is encoded by the coding sequence GTGTTCGAGATCCCCAGCGGGAAGCATTTTGGAAGAAGACGAATTTTAGATCAGCGTTCCAGCAACGAATCCATTCGAGCCTTCTGTCAACGGCATCGAATCAGCGAGGCGGCCTATTATTACTGGCAACGGGAACTCAAGCGTCGGGGGGCCGAGGCGTCTCCCGCGTTCGTTCCGATCACGGAAGTTCCCACCGCTTCCGATTCAACAAAGCCGTCCCCGACGATGATCGAAGTCCGCTGCCCATCGGGGCACGTCGTGACGGTTCGCCGGTTCAATCGGGACCATTGA
- a CDS encoding ECF-type sigma factor translates to MSSVSILLDAAAKGDQRAAVELLPQVYEELRKLAASRMASEACGHSLNPTALVHEAYIRLVDTSDSSHWSNRGHFFAAAAEAMRRILVESARRKATLKRGGDRQRRNFDLLAVADESERSVELLAIDEALTELSECDAQTAQLIKLRYFAGLTHQEAADALGITRGVADRLWAVGRAWLYRRINSD, encoded by the coding sequence ATGAGCAGCGTTTCGATACTTCTGGATGCAGCCGCTAAAGGCGATCAACGGGCCGCAGTCGAGTTATTGCCTCAGGTCTACGAAGAGCTGCGCAAACTGGCGGCCTCCCGCATGGCGAGTGAAGCTTGCGGGCATTCTCTCAATCCCACGGCTCTCGTCCACGAAGCCTACATTCGCCTTGTGGATACTTCAGATAGTTCCCACTGGAGTAATCGCGGTCATTTTTTCGCAGCTGCGGCGGAAGCGATGCGTCGAATATTGGTAGAATCCGCACGCCGTAAAGCCACCCTCAAAAGAGGGGGAGATCGACAGCGACGGAACTTTGACCTGCTTGCCGTCGCGGATGAATCCGAACGCTCCGTCGAGTTGCTGGCAATTGACGAAGCTTTGACTGAACTGTCTGAGTGCGACGCACAAACCGCCCAGTTGATCAAGCTGCGTTACTTTGCCGGATTGACGCATCAGGAAGCAGCAGATGCTCTGGGCATCACGCGCGGCGTGGCCGACCGATTATGGGCGGTTGGCCGTGCGTGGTTATACCGACGAATTAATAGCGATTAA
- a CDS encoding response regulator yields MTGKVILLVEDNQDDEELALLAFKKGLVLNEVVVARDGVEAIDYLFGTGPHAGRNVSELPQMMLLDLKLPRMDGHEVLRRVRADPRTRRLPVVILTSSREEEDLIQGYDLGANSYVRKPVDFTHFVDAVRQLQMYWLILNEPPPVRG; encoded by the coding sequence ATGACTGGGAAGGTGATTCTGCTGGTCGAAGACAACCAGGACGATGAAGAACTCGCCCTGCTCGCATTCAAGAAAGGACTAGTGCTGAACGAAGTGGTCGTCGCGAGGGACGGGGTGGAAGCGATCGATTACCTCTTTGGCACTGGCCCCCATGCCGGTCGAAATGTCAGCGAGCTGCCGCAAATGATGCTTCTCGATCTGAAATTGCCAAGGATGGACGGGCACGAGGTTCTTCGGCGGGTCCGGGCCGATCCCCGCACCCGCCGGTTGCCGGTAGTCATCCTCACTTCGTCGCGCGAGGAGGAAGATCTGATCCAAGGTTACGATTTGGGGGCCAACTCGTACGTCCGTAAGCCGGTGGATTTCACTCACTTCGTGGATGCTGTCCGCCAACTCCAGATGTATTGGCTCATACTTAACGAACCGCCTCCGGTGAGAGGTTGA
- a CDS encoding response regulator: MSEKVVLLVEDNQDDEELALMALKKGKLLNKVIVARDGVESLDYLNSTGSYTGKENPLPVLILLDLKLRKLDGLEVLKRIRANPRTRRLPVVILTSSKEDEDMIRSYDLGANSYVRKPVDFNQFVEAVKQLQMYWLVLNEPPPDSYREDGKT, translated from the coding sequence ATGAGCGAAAAAGTGGTATTGCTGGTTGAGGATAATCAAGATGATGAAGAATTGGCATTAATGGCTTTAAAAAAAGGAAAACTGCTAAATAAGGTGATAGTGGCTCGGGACGGAGTGGAATCGCTCGATTACCTCAATAGCACTGGCTCCTATACCGGCAAAGAAAATCCTCTACCCGTTTTGATACTACTCGATCTCAAACTACGGAAACTCGATGGACTTGAAGTTTTAAAGAGAATCCGTGCCAACCCCCGAACTCGTCGACTACCCGTAGTCATTTTGACTTCTTCCAAGGAAGATGAGGATATGATCAGGAGTTACGACCTCGGTGCAAATTCCTATGTTCGCAAGCCAGTCGATTTTAATCAATTTGTAGAAGCTGTGAAGCAGCTGCAGATGTACTGGTTAGTTTTGAATGAACCACCGCCAGATTCTTACCGAGAGGACGGAAAGACGTGA